In the Acetobacterium sp. KB-1 genome, ACCAAAGAAAAAAAGCATAAAGAGTATTATACAGTAAGTAATCCCGAGCGTTCAGGTTTTGTCGGTTTTTTTAAATTCTGGGAGCCTAAGCGTATTGAGAAAAGTAAAATGGTCAGTGACGGGGAATTTGTTAATGTTTATAAAACGGTTGAGACTGCTATAATGGGGTGGAAGACCGAATTGAATGAGCAGATTGAGCAGGTATTTAAACGGGCTGAAAATGAAGTGCGACGGCTTAATGAGTATTTCAAAAATAATATGGACGAAGCTGAGAAGGTTGTGAATGTGACCCTAAATGAAATTAATGATGAGATCAATAACAATTTAAATATGAAAAAGGAAGAAAAAGAAAAGGACTTGGAAGCGAATCAATGGAAAATAAGTTATATTGATAGTATTAGCCAACAGCTAAAAGAAATACTAAGTTTTTAGGAGGAATGAGATGAATAATTTTGAAGTAAACGAGTATTTAAGAGAGCATTTGGAAAAGAAAGAGGTTAAAAAAGTAGCAAGCGATCTGAGTGTGATGGTTTATACCGATCGAACCTTATCAGATGGTCGACTGATGGAGATGCTTAAATATATTAAAACAAGTTATTCGGATGTTTATGAGCAACTGATTGAAAAATGCGATGAATCTCAATATAAACGGCTCTCGCAAAATGGACAACTAATATGCAAAGAAATAAATGAAGATACTTTTGCTGATGCAGTTTTCGCACTTGAAAATAATTTTTGCTCTGAACGGATTGAAGACATTCGTGTTCTAGGAAAACATTTATATTCACAAAATGAAAGTGCTGAAAATAAAAAAGAGGTCACTGTACCGGTTGCTAAATCGAGCGAAAGAAAAGCAGTTGTACAACAAAAGGGCACAATACCCGTGGGGGAGCAGCGAAGGTCTCCGAAGAAAAAGAAAATCTCCGGGGGCCTGGTGTTAATTCTGGCAGGTTTAGCTCTGTTAGCAGTGGTAGCAATTGTTCTGACTATCAAGTAGTTAGTCTTGCGATCAGTATTCAAAAAAAAGTTGAGCTACAGATAAAAGTGGAAAAAGCCAATAAAAAAAATAGCCAGGTATACAATACGATAAAGGATAGGCAGCAATAATGATAAATGAATTAGATGTTAGAGATTATCATGATCTGTCCCGATCATTTATTTTGGCAAATGAAATCATAACGAAGAACTATTTAGCGAAACTGGAAAGCTATGAGATTGCAGAGTTGCCGAATGAACTGGGAATTATTGCTGAAGTATGCAAGTTTACCCGTTTGTATAAAATTTCAAAACTGGTTTATAACAAAGATGAGCTATTTTTAGATAAACTTTCGACGATCCTCAATGGCCTTTATACAATCAACAGTACCGTTGTAACGATCATTACCAGCGATGGTTGCAATGTCGACCTATACATGGGAACAGTGAATAAGTCGCAACAGGACACGTCGAACATGGGCAAATTCTTAAGTGGATCTTTTTGTGGCAATCTGCCGGGATCGGAGATGAAGAATATCGGTGCCGATGAGATGGCAGAACTTTTTGAAGATATTTTTAATGAGCGTTCCGTGGTATCGGCAGTGTCAGGTATTCCTTCGCTGCGAAATGAAGAGGAACAGAACAATGCAACCTATATTCAGGGAATTGAAAACATGGTTGATTCTTTGGCCGGGATCCAGTATACCCTTTTGACCATTGCAGATTCAGTTGAACCTGATCAACTGAATCAGTGCGAAAATAGTTTGGAAAATCTTTATACTCAAATATTCCCGTTTTTAAAATCAGAATTGAATTTCAATGAGAGTGAGGGTTTAAGTCTCACCGATTCGACTTCAAACAGTGTTTCAAAGGCGATCAATACTAGTGTCAGTGATACTCAAAACAGTACGATTTCAAAAGGCTGGAGCAAAGCTCACACTGAAGGCGAGTCGCTTACTGGAACTGCAACAGCTGGTTTTTTTGTAGGTGTCGCAGGTGGTGTTGCAGTAAGTAAAGGCAAAAACTCTTCCGACACTTTATCAGAAACAGGAAATACGAGTGACAGTTTTGGGGTGACCTATAATAGTGGTGTCAGTGATGTGATCGCCGATATTACTGGTTTTTCTTCTGGAACAACTGAGACAAAGGGGCGTTCGCTACAGATTTCAATGATCAATAAAAAGGCCGATAATATGCTGAAAAACATCGATCAGCAAATCGAGCGATTAAATCTTTGTGAAAGTTATGGTGCGTTTAATTATGCAACTTACGTGATAACAAAAGAACTTGGCGATAATAAACGGGTTGCCAGTGCGTATAATGCATTACTGAAAGGGGATACATCGTATCTGCAAACAGCCCATATTAATACCTGGAATAAGAATAAGAGCGGGGCGGTACTTAATTACTTAAAACGCTTTACCCATCCAAATTTTACGGAGCACTATTTAACAGAGACCTATGTGTCACCAGCTTCGCTGATCAGTGCAGAAGAACTGGCATTGTGTATCGGATTGCCCAAAAAGTCAATTATCGGTCTTCCGGTTATTGAGTGTGTTCCCTTCGGGAGAAGCATTCAGCGGTTATCTGAATCACAAGAACCGGAGCAGTCTATCAAATTGGGCAAGGTTCATCACATGGGGAAAACCTCGGATGATACTACAATTCAATTGGATCTCAATAGTTTGGGGATGCACACCTTTATTACCGGTTCAACGGGTTCAGGCAAATCAAACACAATCTACGGTATATTAAATAAACTGCAAAAAAACGATATTCATTTTTTAGTCATCGAACCGGCAAAAGGCGAATATAAGCATGTTTTTGGGAATAAGGAGGATGTTAATGTTTATGGTACCAATCCCAAGATAATGCCTTTATTGAAAATCAATCCGTTCAAATTCCCCAAAGAGATTCATGTTCTGGAGCACATCGACAAGCTAATTGAAATTTTTAATGTCTGTTGGCCGATGTATGCAGCAATGCCCGCTGTGTTAAAAGAATCGGTCGAACGGGCTTATGTTGCAGCGGGATGGGATCTCGATCTTTCGGAAAACGAAACGGCAGAAGCGTTATTTCCAAATTTTGCAGATATGCTGCTGGAACTTAATCAGGTTATTGGCGAGTCTGCTTATTCGGA is a window encoding:
- a CDS encoding helicase HerA domain-containing protein; this translates as MINELDVRDYHDLSRSFILANEIITKNYLAKLESYEIAELPNELGIIAEVCKFTRLYKISKLVYNKDELFLDKLSTILNGLYTINSTVVTIITSDGCNVDLYMGTVNKSQQDTSNMGKFLSGSFCGNLPGSEMKNIGADEMAELFEDIFNERSVVSAVSGIPSLRNEEEQNNATYIQGIENMVDSLAGIQYTLLTIADSVEPDQLNQCENSLENLYTQIFPFLKSELNFNESEGLSLTDSTSNSVSKAINTSVSDTQNSTISKGWSKAHTEGESLTGTATAGFFVGVAGGVAVSKGKNSSDTLSETGNTSDSFGVTYNSGVSDVIADITGFSSGTTETKGRSLQISMINKKADNMLKNIDQQIERLNLCESYGAFNYATYVITKELGDNKRVASAYNALLKGDTSYLQTAHINTWNKNKSGAVLNYLKRFTHPNFTEHYLTETYVSPASLISAEELALCIGLPKKSIIGLPVIECVPFGRSIQRLSESQEPEQSIKLGKVHHMGKTSDDTTIQLDLNSLGMHTFITGSTGSGKSNTIYGILNKLQKNDIHFLVIEPAKGEYKHVFGNKEDVNVYGTNPKIMPLLKINPFKFPKEIHVLEHIDKLIEIFNVCWPMYAAMPAVLKESVERAYVAAGWDLDLSENETAEALFPNFADMLLELNQVIGESAYSEELKGNYIGSLATRIKSLTNGINGRIFGCDEIENQLLFDSNTIVDLSRVGSMETKALVMGILVMRLQEHRLAQGGMNADLKHVTVLEEAHHLLKRTSTEQSSEGSNLLGKSVEMLANSIAEMRTYGEGFIIADQSPGLMDMSVIRNTNTKIILRLPDFSDRDLVGKAASLNDDQIKELAKLPTGVAAVYQNDWLEPVLCKVNKHQTLSNKQYMFEEQLQRDGSNEKKLRTEIIKFLVHGRIPEKIEPDLDYIDQYLINSNLAASHKRLIKQLTGEFKNTGSLEIWTTEKFRDLSRCVSEILDSDLHVGKGVMESNDYQELTKTMIDLINHRIDENNEQVLLETCHCMLRNIIRNHETDFGVYAKWREHVENGGMRL